GGACTCCTCGTCGAATCCGTACGAGATCGGGATCGCGTACGGCGTCTCGTCGCGCGCGAGCGAGAGCACGCCGGTCTCGTGGCGCGAGAGGAACGCGTCGACCTCCGCGTCGGTCATCTCGACCTCGCTGTTCGTCGCCATACCCAAGGGATCGGCGTACGCCGGGATAAAGGACACGAGACGGATCGGGCGCTGGGGAGAGCGGGAACGACGGGATCGGCTGGGGGTCCTACGCGGTCTGCGGGTCGCTGATGTCGCTCTCGGTGACGGGCTCGCCGCAGACGACGCAGCCCACGTCGAGCAGCGTCGCCCGCATGGCGTCGTCCACCTCGATCGACCGACGGCACTCCGGGCAGACGAACGTGTGAGTCCCTGGACTCGTCATGGATACGGGTACGACACGGATACTCATGAAGGATGGTTTGGATTCCTGAAGTTTCGGAATCCGGTCAACGGCGGCTCTCGGCCGTACGCGGCCGCTCAGTCGAGTAGCGCCGAGAGCAGCTTCCGCTGTGCGGCCGCGATGTGCTCGGTGAACGTCGAGCGGTCGATGCCGAGCTCCTCGGCGACCTCCCCCGCGTTCGCCCCCTTGGGGTGATCGAAGTAGCCGGCGTCGTAGGCGACCGTGAGCACCTCGCGCTGGCGCTCGGTGAGGTCGCTCCGGTCGACGGTGACCAGGTCCGACTCCTCGGGCGTCGACGACGACTGGAGGAGCCGCAACACCTCCATGTCCGGTGACGACTCCCGGAACGCGTCGAGCACCGACCGGAGCGTCGGGAGGTCGGTCGCGTGGAACGTGACGAGGAGCCGCCCGTCGCGGACGGTCGTCTCCGACGCCGGGAGCCCGTGGCGGTCGAGCACCGCGAACGGCGACTCCTCGTCGGGGTCGGTCTCGAACCGATAGGCGGCCTTGGCGCCGTAGTCGAAGACGACGTCGACCTCCTCGGGGACGGACAGGTCGGCGTCGGCGATGAACTCGAAGACGACCGTCCCCGCGGCGCCGTCCGGCGCGCTTCGCGCGACGCTGTAGATCGGCGTCGACCCGTCTGCGACCCCTTCGAACGGCGACGGCGCGCCCGCCGGGAGCGAGACCTCCGCCCTGATGCCGGATCCCATCTGCGTCCGTCCGTGACCGCCCCCGGGCAAAACGTTGACGCCGTGGAGCCGTCGGCGATGCCGTCCGCCGGCATTCACGCTTCGCGCCGCGCGCGGCCGAGCGTCGGAGTTCGCGCGGTCGAAACCGGCCGCGTCCCGCTCTCGCTTATAAAACACCCCTCATATGCAGGGGCGGTGTTGGGGTGGGTGGAGCCGGTATCTACATCCATGAAGCGACAGGCCTCGTACGCGACCGGACCGACGACGGCGACCGAGGGCGACGAGACGCTGGACGCCACCTTCGACGTCCTGTCGGACCCCGACTGCCGGGCGATCCTCGGCGCCGCCGACGCGCCGATGACGACGAGCGAGCTGGCCGACGCGTGCGACATCGCGCTCTCGACGGCCTACCGCAAGGTCGAGCGACTGAGCGAGACGCCGCTGTTGGTCGAGGGCGTCCGCTTCGACCCCGAGGGCGACCACGCCGCCGAGTACTCCCGCGGCGCCACCGACGCGGCGATCGAGCTCGGCGACGACGGAGTCACGCTGACGGTCGAGGACGGGGGCGTCGACTCGCTCACCGCGACGGCGGAGACGACCGGAATCTCGGCCGACTGACGCCGATTATCGGACTTTTTCCCGCCTGATAATCGGGCGAACAGCCTTATGTACCGCCCGGAGCGCCCGTACCGTATGAACGCCGGACCGGATCCCGAGACCCTCCTCGACCTCGCGGGGGACAAGGTCGTGGTCCTCGACGAGGACGGGATCTACCGGCACGTGAACGCGGCCGCCGTCGACCTGATCGGGTTCGGCCCGGAGGAGCTCGTCGGGACGGACGCGTTCGACCTCGTCCACCCGGAGGACGAGGCGCGGCTCCGGGAGACGTTCGCGGGGATCGTCGCCGGCGAGGTCGCCCCGGACGAGCCGATCGAGTACCGCTACGCCACCGCGGACGGCGGCTGGGTGTGGCTCCGGACTCGGGTTCACGCGCCCGCGGAGACGGGCGTCGACGGCTACGTGTTGACCTCCCGCGACGCGACCCGCGAGGTGGAGTCGCGGCGGCGGTTAGAGACCATCGCGTCGGTGTCGCCCGACGTGTTCTGGATGTTCTCCGCGGACTGGTCCGAGCTCCTCTTCGTCAACGACGCCGTCGAGCGGGTGTTCGACGTCTCCCCGGAGCGGCTCCGTCGGAACCCCCAGAGCTTCCTCGACGCGGTCCATCCCGACGACCGGCCGTACGTCGAGCGAGCGATGGAGCGGCTCTCCGCCGGCGAGTCGACGCTGATCGACTACCGGCTCGGGACCGCCGACGGGGCCACCCGGTGGGTCCGGGTGCCCGGCGAGCCGGTCGTGGAGGGAGACGAGGTCGTCGCCGTCACCGGGCTCGCGCGCGACGTCACCGACGAGTACCGCCGCGAGCGACAGCTCGCCGTGATGGACAACCTGCTCCGGCACACGATCCGAAACGACATGAACATCGTCGACGGCACGGCGGAACGGATCGCCGACCGCGTGGCGGGCGCGGACGCGTTCGACCCCGAATCGCCGCCGACCGACCCGGCCGAGCTGGCCGACCTCGGAGCGGAGCTCGCGGAGCACGCGGAGACGATCCGGCGGATCGCCTCGGACCTGTTGACGACCGCCGAGAAGCAGCGCGGCGTCATCGACCTGCTGCGCCGGCGCGGCTCGCCGCGGTCGATGGAGGTCGCCCCAGTCGTCGAGGAGGCGCTCGGCATGATCGCCGACGACTGCGACGGCCGCGACGAGATCGACGTCAGCTACCGCGATCCGAGCGCCGATGGGGGGCGGGACGACGCCCCGACTGACGACGACCCGACCGACGACGACCCGACCGACGACGACCCGACCGACGACGACCCGACCGACGACGACCCGACCGACGACGCCCCGACCGCCGACGGGGAGTCCGCCGCGAGCGTGACCGTCTCGTACCCGCGCGACGTGCGGGCGTTCACGCATCCGGAGCTCGACTACGCGATCGCCGAGCTCGTCGAGAACGCCATCGAACACGCGGAGTCGACGCCCCGCGTCCGGATCGACGTGACCGAGACGGCCGAGGCCGTCGAGTTCGCGATCCGGGACAACTGCCCGCCGATCCCGCCGGAGGAGCGGTGCGTCATCGCCGACCGGTGGGAGATGGACGACCTGCGCCACACCGGCGGGATGGGGCTGTGGCTCGTCTACTGGGTCGCGAACCGGTCGGGCGGCGACCTCTCGTTCGACACCCATCCGAACGGGAACGTCGTCACGCTCAGCGTCCCGAACGGCGCCCGGGAGGCGGGGACAGACCCGCTCGCGAGGGCGGCGACGCCCGAGCGCCCGCAGGCGGCGGATCGGGCGTGCGGCGGGGGAGACGCCGACGGACGCGGCGACGCCGCCCCGGAACCGGGGGGCGAAGCGGGAACGAACTGAGGGCGGGGGAGACGGAGTCAGCGGATCTGCCGGATCGGAGCGGCTACGCGCCAGCCGGCGGAGATCCACTGACCGAACCGGACGACTCCAGATCGATCGTTCGTTATTGACTCGGCTACCGAAAACGCTCCCACCGATCTTAAGCCGGAGGTTCGCGTATATCGGGGTTGATGGGTACGCTCAACGAGCTGTTCGACCCGGATCGGGTCGCCGTCGTCGGCGCGACGTCGCGCGAGGGGGCCGTCGGCCGCGCCGTCACGTCGAACCTCCTCGACGATTTCGACGGCGACACCATCCCCGTCAACCCGAACTACGACGAGGTGCTCGGGACGCCCTGCGTCGACGAGGTGGCCGACGCCGACGCCGACGTCGCCGTGATCGTCGTGCCGCCCTCGATCGTGTTGGACGCGATCGAGGCGTGCGGCGCGGCCGGCGTCCGCAACGTCGTCGTCAT
Above is a window of Halorubrum depositum DNA encoding:
- a CDS encoding winged helix-turn-helix domain-containing protein is translated as MKRQASYATGPTTATEGDETLDATFDVLSDPDCRAILGAADAPMTTSELADACDIALSTAYRKVERLSETPLLVEGVRFDPEGDHAAEYSRGATDAAIELGDDGVTLTVEDGGVDSLTATAETTGISAD
- a CDS encoding DUF7560 family zinc ribbon protein; amino-acid sequence: MTSPGTHTFVCPECRRSIEVDDAMRATLLDVGCVVCGEPVTESDISDPQTA
- a CDS encoding helix-turn-helix domain-containing protein, producing the protein MGSGIRAEVSLPAGAPSPFEGVADGSTPIYSVARSAPDGAAGTVVFEFIADADLSVPEEVDVVFDYGAKAAYRFETDPDEESPFAVLDRHGLPASETTVRDGRLLVTFHATDLPTLRSVLDAFRESSPDMEVLRLLQSSSTPEESDLVTVDRSDLTERQREVLTVAYDAGYFDHPKGANAGEVAEELGIDRSTFTEHIAAAQRKLLSALLD
- a CDS encoding PAS domain-containing protein, producing MNAGPDPETLLDLAGDKVVVLDEDGIYRHVNAAAVDLIGFGPEELVGTDAFDLVHPEDEARLRETFAGIVAGEVAPDEPIEYRYATADGGWVWLRTRVHAPAETGVDGYVLTSRDATREVESRRRLETIASVSPDVFWMFSADWSELLFVNDAVERVFDVSPERLRRNPQSFLDAVHPDDRPYVERAMERLSAGESTLIDYRLGTADGATRWVRVPGEPVVEGDEVVAVTGLARDVTDEYRRERQLAVMDNLLRHTIRNDMNIVDGTAERIADRVAGADAFDPESPPTDPAELADLGAELAEHAETIRRIASDLLTTAEKQRGVIDLLRRRGSPRSMEVAPVVEEALGMIADDCDGRDEIDVSYRDPSADGGRDDAPTDDDPTDDDPTDDDPTDDDPTDDDPTDDAPTADGESAASVTVSYPRDVRAFTHPELDYAIAELVENAIEHAESTPRVRIDVTETAEAVEFAIRDNCPPIPPEERCVIADRWEMDDLRHTGGMGLWLVYWVANRSGGDLSFDTHPNGNVVTLSVPNGAREAGTDPLARAATPERPQAADRACGGGDADGRGDAAPEPGGEAGTN